A region of the Kribbella sp. NBC_01245 genome:
GAACCACGTCGTACCGGGGTCATCCGGCAGACCCGCCACCGTCAGGACTAGATGGCTGCTGTCGATCTGCGCCTTACCAGTGGCTACATGTGCTCCACCTCGGTGGCGAGTCACCTGGTAACCCAAGGCCTCTAGCAATGCCGAGAGCGCCCCATTGATCTGGAAGCAGTAGCCGCCGGTTTGGCCGGCAATGATCCGCTCGGCCGACTCCACCGGGTCTAACGGCGTACTGCCTCCCAGCTGGAACTGGACGGACTCGTACGGGACCGACTCGACGTACGCCGCGAAGAGCCGGAATAGCGCCTCGACACTGGGACTACCGGCCTGAGGTAGACCGATGCGACGGAGGAAGGCCTGGACGTCCATGGCGACGAGAGTAGGTCGTACCGGCTCAGACGTCGCCTGAATACTGAACTGCAGGTGCTGGCAGCAGCGTGGGATGGCAGGGTATGCGGCATGACCTCGGAGCGGATCTACGTCGGCAGTTACACGAGTCAAGCGGGCGGAGGTACCGGGATCGCTCTCGGGACCCTGGAAGGCGTCGAAGTCGTCGCGACCACGGCAGACCCGTCGTTCCTGACCAAGTCGGCGGACGGGCGGTTCCTCTACGCGACGAACGAGCTCGACGAGGGTCGCGTGAGTGCCTTCGCGATCGGGACCGACGGCGCGCTCGAATTCCTGAACGACCAGCCGACCGAGGGCGCGCATCCCTGCCACCTCGCGATCGACCCGTCCGGGCAATACCTGCTCTCCGCGAACTACAGCTCGGGGTCCGTCGCGGTTCACCCGATCCAGGCCGACGGCTCGCTCGGTACGGCTACGCAGACCCTGCAGCGCGAAGGCACCGGGCCGAACGCGGATCGGCAGGAAGGCCCGCACGCGCACCAGGTCGCGTTCGACCCGGCGGGGGAGTTCGCGTTCGACGTCGACCTCGGCAGCGACACGGTGTACGTCTCGCGGCTGACCGAGGACGGTCGGCTCGAAGAGGTCAGCAGCTTGTCGGTCCACGCCGGGGCAGGCCCGCGCCATTTGGTGTTCCACCCGGGCGGCGCCGCGGCGTACGTCATCAACGAGCTCGACTCGACGCTCACGGTGTGCGCCTACACGCCCGGCAAGCTGGACGCCGTACAGGTGGTCTCGACTCGGCCCGAGGGCGCTAGTGGCGAGAGCTTCCCGGCGGAGGTGCTCATCTCGGCCGACGGGCGTTTCGTCTACGGGTCGAACCGTGGCGACGACACGATCGCGGTGTTCGCATTGTCGGATGACGGTCTGTCCGCCGAACTGGTTCAGACGATCAGCTCGGGTGGGGCCTGGCCACGGCACCTCGCCTTCGGCAAGGATGGGGCCAGCCTGTACGCGGCTAACGAGCGTGCCGACGTGGTGGCGCTCTTCACCGTCGACCAGGCCAGTGGCGTCCTTACCGCAACGGGGACGCCGCTGACCTGGCCGAAGCCTGTGTGCGTTCTACCGCTGCACTAGCTTCTCGAAGAAGAACTCGTGCTTCAGGAACGACGTGTCGTACTCGTGGCCGGGCTGCGGCGGTAGAAGCTGCGCAGCCTGGAAGAGGCGCCACCCGTCCTTGAGAGCGTCTAGACCCGTCTCGTACGGCGGTACGTCGCTGTCGCCCGTAGTAGGAGTTGTAGCGCCAGTGCCGTCGTACGTCGACCAACCGATCACCCGGGCGTCTAGCGCGGAAGAGGCCAGGTAGAGCACCAGCACCTGCTGACGGATCTGTACGCCCTGCTGGGTTTCAAGCGGTGCAGTGAGGCTCATGCCATCTCCTTGGCGGCGTGCGGGTTGAGGCTGCGCTGCGCGACGACGCGACGCGGCTGGTTCGTGACGCGCGTAACCCAGTACTCCGGGTCGAACGTGTCGTCGCCGGTCAGGGCCTGCCACAACTTCACGCGGTTGTAGAGCTCCAGACGGCCCGTGGCGTTCTCGTACCAGGGGAAGTACGTACCGAGCTCCTCGGCGACTGCTGGGTCGTACAGGTCGTCGGTGTTCCAGAGACGGACCTGACGCACAGTGGGGTTAAACCGGATCTTGAACATGTACCGGTCGATCCCGCTGTCGTTGCGCCGTCCGCCGTGCCAGATGCCGTGGTGGAGGAATACGACGGTTCCAGCCGGACAGGTCAGCCGTGTCTGGCCACGGAGGTTCTGATACCTCCCGGTGTCCGACTCGTTCGTACGCCGCAGGTGGCTGCCCGGAACGCTCAAGGTGCCACCCATCTCCAGAGTCACCTCTTGCGGGTAGTACATGAGCTGTACGTCGAAGGCGTCTTCCCGGACGTCGATGATCGCGTCGGCGTGCAGGTTCTGCGCCTCGCCCTCGTTGGCCTTACGAATGTGGACGGCGTGGTGGTCGACGGTCGGATCGGGCCCGACCAGGCTGTGGATGGCGCCGGCGACCTCCGGCAGCTGGACCAGCTTCTGCACGAATGAACCGTCGGGGAACGTCTGCGCCAACGGCGTGCCGTACGGGACCGCGGGAATGCCCTGGTCGAGCACCTCGATGGCCTGCGCGTTCATCTCGGCCGGTACGACAGCGTCCATCCGGAACGAGCCGTTCGCCACGAAATGCGCCATCTGCACGGAGGTGAGCAGGTGTTTGCGATGCATTGTGTCTCCTCTGAACCGGAGGACCGGAGTGGTTGTTACTCGACCAGTCTCATCCGGATCAGCCTTCTTTCGCGTGGGTCTGACTCACCATCAGTGGTAGTTTTTCACCATGGTCGAGCGAGTCGCCTTACACCTGGCGGAGCCGCCCGCGCTGGTCAACCCCGGCGTCGGCGTGCACGGCGTCTGGACTCAGCGCGACGTCTTCCGCCTGCCCGACCTCTGGCAGTTCCACGTGTACGGCTACCACGCGGACCTGACGATCAACGGCCAGAGCTATCCGGTCCACCCGGGTTCGGTGAGCCTGGTGCCACCCGGCGTGCAGGTCGCGTTCGACTACCGCGGCCGCTCGGAACACCTGTTCGCCCACTTCCGTACGTCGTCCGCGGGCGATCCGGTGATGGTGCCAGTCGTCCAAGATGCAGGGGTGGAGTCCACCGTCTTGTCCGACCTCCTGCGCCAGGCGATCCGTGCATCCCCGGGAGGCTCCCGCAGGGTCGTAGCCGAGGTCTGGGCGGCACTGTGGCGCGTGGCCCAATTACCCGAGCCGTCGTCGGATGGGTCGTCGCACGCCGCTGTAGCGACAGCTATCGCGCATATCGAGGCAAACCTCGCACGGCCGCTCGCCGTACCTGAGCTGGCCAGAGTCGCCGGGATCTCCCACAACCACCTCACCCGGCTATTCCGGGCAGAGACGGGTATGACCGTGGTGGCCTACGTACGCCGTCGCAGGATGACCCGGGCGCGGCATCTCCTCACGTCGTCCACGCTGTCCATACCGGCCGTAGCCGCGTCCGTCGGCATCAACGACCTACAGGCCTTCAACAAGGCTTGCCGCCGCGAACTCGGCGCATCCCCTCGAGCCGTCCGCAACACGGTCGCTTTAGAAGACGTCTAACCTCCAGGACATGTACGAGCTTGTACCGACCGCCGCTGCACCCCAGTTCGACGAGGAAGCGGCCGTACGTACCGATCGCCTGGGCGGCTACGGTTGCCGATCTCCCCGGGGGATACACAGACGCACTTGCGCGGGCTGTTGGCGAGCATGAGGCAGGCGTAGTGCCCGACACCTTCGTACTGATGGCCGCCGCTGTCCGGAACGACGAGCAGGGCCAGGGGCACGCCGGACGCGTCATCACCGCCGTACGCGAGTACGCGGCGGCCCGCGGGCCAGAGGTGGACGCCGGCTGGGGGATCTATCGAGAGCCGAATGTCTGGCTTCGCCACGCCTAGTCCGGACGCCGCCCCTCCGGAGTGAAGGTGAAGCGATCGACGCCTTCGCGGACGGCCAGTAGCACCGGCTCGGGATCACCGCCGCGGAAGTGGAACGCGACCATCGACTCGGCGCCCACGTACGCGAACGTCTTGCCATAGCGAAACTGGGTCGGCCCGAACGTCACCGAAGGCCGCCCGAATTCCTGGTGGAACTCGGTCCAGCTCCGATCCTCGTCACACCACGCGACGGCCCGGTCCCGCAGATCGCCGTACTCGCTGTCGGACAGTCTGCGACGGGTCTTCAGCCAGCCGAGGGCGCGCGCGAATTCGCCGTACACCGAGGCCGTCGCATCAAGCCCGCAACCGGGCAACACCTTCGCCATCGCACCGGCGACACCGTCGGGAGCGCCGGCCGGGAACCGCTTGCGCTGCGCGGCCCACTCCGCCTCGCGCTCCTCGAGGGCGGCCAGGTGGTTGAACAGGAACCAGAAGGCCGTCTCGCCGCCGAACGCGCCCGTACGGTGCAAGGCCTTGCCGAGCTGGCCGACCAGGTAATCCCGCATTTCCTCAGCCGACCGCAAGCCCGCTCCCATCCACTGTGGCGGGGACGTCGTACGGCGGGCGGGCCGTACGACATCCCGGGTGATCAGCGGTAGTTCACGAACTGCACGGCGAAGTCGTAGTCCTGGCCCTTGATCAGCGCCTGGACCTCCTGCAGGTCGTCCCGGCTCTTGCTGGACACGCGCAGCTCCTCGCCCTGGATCTGCGCCTTGACGCCCTTAGGGCCCTCGTCGCGGATCAGCTTGGAGATCTTCTTCGCGTTCTCCTGGGTGATGCCCGCGCTGATCGTGACGTTGATCTTGTAGATCTTGCCGGACAGCTTCGGGTCTTCGGACTCCACGCCCTTGAGGGAGATCTGGCGCTTGACCAGCTTGTCCTTCAACACATCCAGGACGGCGTTCGCCCGCTCCTCGGTGTTGGCCTGGATGTCGATCGCGTCACCCGACCACTTGATGCCGGCGTCGACGTTCTTGAAGTCGAACCGCTGGCTGATCTCCTTCGCCGCCTGGTTCACGGCGTTGTCCACCTCCTGGTGGTCAACCTTGTTCACGATGTCGAAGGAGGACTCCGAGGCCATGGGCACTTCCTTTCGATTTGCTGTCGGGGGTGCTCTCTGTTGTATTGTCTCTCCCGCTGGTCCTAGTGCCAGCAGCACCCTGGCAGGTTGCCCGAGTGGCCAAAGGGAGCAGACTGTAAATCTGCCGGCTTACGCCTACGCAGGTTCGAACCCTGCACCTGCCACAGGAGCTAAAACCGCCCCTGACCTGCGGAAACGCAGGCCAGGGGCGGTTTTGCATGTCCGGCCTGCGCAGGTGCAATACGAGGTTCATGAGGACCAGGTCCGGGTCCGGGGTGGGGGTTGTCTCGGTATGTGCCGGGATAGTCGCGCCCACTGCGTTCTGGCGTTCGGACCAGCCGAGGCCCGGCTCCGTCAGCACACGTGCGGGTGGAGGCCACTCGGGAGGCGCGGACATCTGTGTCCAGGTCCCATCGGCAGGGTTTCGCCTGTACGGGACGACTAGGGCGTCGGCGATCTCCAGGCCGTCCGCCTCGACCTAGGACACTGACGTGAGGACGGCATCCTCATCTCCGCGATTCTGCACGCTGTTGGCGGTGTACATGATGTCGGAGCTCCGGACGCCCGGCGTGCACAGATGACTCACCTCGTCTTCACTGCCGACGCTCACCGGACCGTTCGACGCTCTATTCCCTCCCAGACCGCCGCTGCAGGCTGTGGTGACGAGCAGCATCGTGCACGTCACCGCGCCCATGATCCAGTGACGAGATCTTTCGTGAAACACGCCCATCAGACTGGCCTTTCGCGTCGCAACGTCCGAGTGGGCAACATGCGTGGCGACATCAACCTAGTCGGACGAGGTCACCGTGGTCAGCCAGGTGCGGAGGGTGTCGGTTAGGGGGATGGGGGCGTCGTGGTGGATTAGGTGGCCGGCGTTGGGGATTAGGTCGAGGGTGGCGTTGGGGATTAGGGAGGCGAGCTTGGTGCCGATGGACGGGGGGATCCAGGTGTCGTCGGTGCCCCAGAGGATGTGTACGGGGAGGTCGAGTTGGGGGAGGAGTTTCTCGTTTTCTTCGAGGAAACGCGTGTCGAAGTGGGCGATTTGGCGGTAGAAGGCTGGCTGGCCGACGTCGCCGGTCCACGGTTCGACTAGGGCGTTCAGGTCGTCGTCGCGGAGGCCTCGGTGGCTGGCGCCTTGGATGTACGTGCGGACGATGGCCTCGTGGATGTACGCCGGTAGTTCGCCGAGGAGGTCCGGGTTGTCGTGGACGAAGCGGAAGAACGGCGAGCCGCTTGGCGGGATGGCCACCACGTCGACGAGCATCAGCGACGCGTACGGGACGCCGCCGACCAGGTGGGCCCGCAGAGAGACGGTGCCGCCGAAGTCGTGGGCGATGACGTGCGGCCGGTCCAACTCCCAGTGCTGCAGTAGAGCCGCGAACGTCTCGGCCTGCGTCCCGAAATCGACCGCGTGCGAGGCATGCTTCGACGAGACGCCGTACCCCGGCATGTCCCACAGATAGACGGTGAAGTCGCGGCTCAACGTCTCCGCGAACGGTTGCCAAAGTCGCGAGGAGAACGGCGTACCGTGGCACATCACCACCGCCGG
Encoded here:
- a CDS encoding lactonase family protein, coding for MTSERIYVGSYTSQAGGGTGIALGTLEGVEVVATTADPSFLTKSADGRFLYATNELDEGRVSAFAIGTDGALEFLNDQPTEGAHPCHLAIDPSGQYLLSANYSSGSVAVHPIQADGSLGTATQTLQREGTGPNADRQEGPHAHQVAFDPAGEFAFDVDLGSDTVYVSRLTEDGRLEEVSSLSVHAGAGPRHLVFHPGGAAAYVINELDSTLTVCAYTPGKLDAVQVVSTRPEGASGESFPAEVLISADGRFVYGSNRGDDTIAVFALSDDGLSAELVQTISSGGAWPRHLAFGKDGASLYAANERADVVALFTVDQASGVLTATGTPLTWPKPVCVLPLH
- a CDS encoding phytanoyl-CoA dioxygenase family protein, which encodes MHRKHLLTSVQMAHFVANGSFRMDAVVPAEMNAQAIEVLDQGIPAVPYGTPLAQTFPDGSFVQKLVQLPEVAGAIHSLVGPDPTVDHHAVHIRKANEGEAQNLHADAIIDVREDAFDVQLMYYPQEVTLEMGGTLSVPGSHLRRTNESDTGRYQNLRGQTRLTCPAGTVVFLHHGIWHGGRRNDSGIDRYMFKIRFNPTVRQVRLWNTDDLYDPAVAEELGTYFPWYENATGRLELYNRVKLWQALTGDDTFDPEYWVTRVTNQPRRVVAQRSLNPHAAKEMA
- a CDS encoding AraC family transcriptional regulator → MVERVALHLAEPPALVNPGVGVHGVWTQRDVFRLPDLWQFHVYGYHADLTINGQSYPVHPGSVSLVPPGVQVAFDYRGRSEHLFAHFRTSSAGDPVMVPVVQDAGVESTVLSDLLRQAIRASPGGSRRVVAEVWAALWRVAQLPEPSSDGSSHAAVATAIAHIEANLARPLAVPELARVAGISHNHLTRLFRAETGMTVVAYVRRRRMTRARHLLTSSTLSIPAVAASVGINDLQAFNKACRRELGASPRAVRNTVALEDV
- a CDS encoding YajQ family cyclic di-GMP-binding protein, whose translation is MASESSFDIVNKVDHQEVDNAVNQAAKEISQRFDFKNVDAGIKWSGDAIDIQANTEERANAVLDVLKDKLVKRQISLKGVESEDPKLSGKIYKINVTISAGITQENAKKISKLIRDEGPKGVKAQIQGEELRVSSKSRDDLQEVQALIKGQDYDFAVQFVNYR
- a CDS encoding alpha/beta fold hydrolase; protein product: MDLTERFDWQGRQVAWTRAGSGPAVVMCHGTPFSSRLWQPFAETLSRDFTVYLWDMPGYGVSSKHASHAVDFGTQAETFAALLQHWELDRPHVIAHDFGGTVSLRAHLVGGVPYASLMLVDVVAIPPSGSPFFRFVHDNPDLLGELPAYIHEAIVRTYIQGASHRGLRDDDLNALVEPWTGDVGQPAFYRQIAHFDTRFLEENEKLLPQLDLPVHILWGTDDTWIPPSIGTKLASLIPNATLDLIPNAGHLIHHDAPIPLTDTLRTWLTTVTSSD